A stretch of the Pedobacter sp. MC2016-14 genome encodes the following:
- a CDS encoding DUF4350 domain-containing protein, translating to MKGFKLYLWISGLLLLLYVLAQYYKPKPTNWQPSYLKEDKIPFGLYILQQQIKDVLPGVQIEYAEENISHTLNGRKFTNATYLIVGGTVELSNADYVELKRFMEAGNSVFMATFDIQGVLKRSLKLRSGAYYTSRDKKSVPINFVSPSARTEYPYTFGKGLGDQFFGELDTAKAIVLGKNENGETNFVKYPFGKGALYVLPNPQLLCNYSLLNPDGAEYAAKALSYVLPCQKLIWDEHHLKNEQDTKSPLSVIFKYDALRWAYYLALAGILLFVGFEMKRRQRIIPVLEPLQNSSVEFVNVVGRVYYQQRNNTDISLKKINYFLEFIRARYHLKTTVVDKELEALLATRSGIPASQISAVFYSIKTIQNTGQVTDAQLIELNKLIEQFYQKAQ from the coding sequence ATGAAAGGATTTAAACTTTATCTTTGGATAAGCGGGCTCTTGCTGTTACTTTATGTGCTGGCACAGTACTATAAGCCTAAGCCTACCAACTGGCAACCAAGTTATTTAAAAGAGGATAAAATTCCTTTTGGTTTATATATACTACAGCAACAAATAAAGGACGTGCTGCCAGGTGTGCAAATTGAATATGCGGAAGAGAATATTTCCCATACCCTCAACGGACGTAAATTTACAAATGCCACTTATTTAATAGTAGGCGGCACAGTAGAGCTCAGTAATGCCGACTATGTGGAATTAAAGCGTTTTATGGAAGCTGGTAATAGCGTATTTATGGCCACATTTGACATTCAAGGGGTTTTAAAACGTAGTTTGAAATTGCGTTCAGGTGCGTATTACACTTCCCGGGATAAAAAAAGTGTTCCAATAAATTTTGTAAGCCCTTCAGCCCGTACAGAATATCCTTATACCTTTGGTAAAGGATTGGGAGATCAGTTTTTTGGAGAACTTGATACAGCCAAAGCCATTGTGCTTGGTAAAAATGAAAATGGCGAAACTAATTTTGTGAAATATCCTTTCGGTAAAGGTGCACTGTATGTTCTGCCTAATCCTCAACTGTTATGTAATTACAGCCTGCTCAATCCAGATGGAGCAGAATATGCTGCTAAGGCACTTTCTTACGTGTTGCCTTGCCAAAAGTTGATCTGGGATGAACACCATCTCAAAAATGAACAGGATACAAAAAGCCCCTTGTCGGTTATTTTTAAGTACGATGCCCTGCGATGGGCATACTACCTGGCCTTAGCAGGAATTTTGCTGTTTGTAGGATTTGAAATGAAAAGGAGGCAACGCATTATTCCTGTTCTGGAACCTTTACAAAATTCGTCTGTAGAATTTGTAAACGTTGTGGGTAGGGTATATTACCAACAGCGTAACAATACAGATATTTCCCTGAAGAAGATTAACTACTTCCTGGAATTCATAAGGGCCCGGTATCATCTAAAAACAACAGTAGTTGATAAAGAACTGGAAGCATTACTGGCTACCCGTTCTGGAATTCCGGCAAGCCAGATCAGCGCAGTTTTTTACAGCATTAAGACCATACAAAATACAGGGCAGGTAACCGATGCCCAGCTCATTGAACTGAATAAATTAATTGAACAATTTTATCAAAAAGCCCAATAA
- a CDS encoding stage II sporulation protein M has product MRESLFVKQNSAKWKEFEQLQTSNPDELADRFIDITNDLAYAKTFYPDSKTTSYLNGIASLLHQSIYKNKKESSGRFVDFWAAELPLLFCRYRKQLLYSFLFFSIFAAIGVISAKYNDAFVRLIMGNEYVNMTNQNIAKGDPFGVYKRQNELQMFLRIAFNNIMVTFILFMSGVFFAVGPVFYLMKNAIMLGSFQYYFFSKGLGMQSVLVIWIHGTLEISAIIIAGAAGLVLGHGMLFPRTYTRMQAFRNSAKDGTKIAFGVVPFLIVAAFFEGFVTRHTEMPVWLSVTILASSLAFVIWYVILYPQKFKTR; this is encoded by the coding sequence ATGAGAGAATCATTGTTTGTGAAACAAAATTCTGCAAAATGGAAGGAGTTTGAGCAATTGCAGACCAGCAATCCTGATGAACTGGCTGATCGTTTCATCGATATTACAAATGATTTGGCCTATGCCAAAACATTCTATCCCGATTCTAAAACCACCTCATACCTTAATGGTATCGCTTCTCTTTTGCATCAAAGCATTTATAAGAATAAAAAAGAAAGCAGTGGCCGTTTTGTAGATTTCTGGGCAGCGGAATTGCCTTTGCTCTTTTGCCGATATCGAAAACAACTTTTATATTCTTTTTTGTTCTTCAGCATATTTGCGGCTATAGGCGTTATTTCAGCAAAATATAACGATGCTTTTGTGCGCCTGATTATGGGGAATGAATACGTGAACATGACCAATCAAAACATTGCAAAAGGAGATCCTTTTGGCGTTTACAAAAGGCAAAATGAATTGCAGATGTTTCTGAGGATTGCTTTTAATAACATCATGGTTACTTTCATTTTGTTTATGAGTGGCGTTTTCTTTGCTGTGGGGCCAGTTTTTTACCTCATGAAGAATGCCATTATGTTGGGCTCATTTCAATATTATTTTTTTAGTAAAGGATTGGGGATGCAGTCTGTCCTGGTCATCTGGATCCATGGTACATTAGAAATTTCTGCCATTATTATTGCCGGGGCTGCAGGATTAGTATTGGGTCATGGCATGCTTTTCCCCCGTACGTATACGCGAATGCAAGCTTTTAGAAACAGTGCAAAGGACGGAACAAAAATCGCATTTGGAGTAGTGCCTTTTCTTATTGTCGCCGCCTTTTTTGAGGGCTTTGTAACCCGTCATACAGAAATGCCGGTTTGGCTAAGTGTAACTATCCTGGCCTCCTCCCTTGCGTTTGTAATTTGGTATGTAATTCTTTATCCGCAAAAATTTAAAACACGATAA
- a CDS encoding L-serine ammonia-lyase — translation MHREQISVFDIFKIGIGPSSSHTLGPWRAAQQFTASLQKNGLINDVRQVKILLYGSLAKTGVGHGTDIAILLGMTGADPVTFDVNSIDSTIANIKTEQQLVLAGTNNISFNFSEDLIFLYNESLPFHPNAVTFQAFLSTGHAFSETYYSIGGGFVVKEGDTDNDKVQVELPFPVEVAGDLLHWCLTTGLKVSEVVMENELAWRPEALTRSGIMQHFKVMQDCTFRGCHEGGFLPGGLNVARRAAALNKRLIGSRTYSDYKSWIEAIREGGNSFNYTLDWVSCFALAVNEENASFGRVVTAPTNGAAGVIPAVLQYYIAFCDGFTEDKIIQFVACASEIGSIFKKGATISAAMGGCQAEIGVSSAMAAAALTECLGGSQRQVMMAAEIAMEHHLGLTCDPIGGLVQIPCIERNTMGAIKAITASQLALQSNPDKAKVSLGAVVNTMWETALDMNSKYKETSDGGLATNIPISLPEC, via the coding sequence ATGCATAGGGAACAAATCTCCGTATTTGATATATTTAAGATCGGCATTGGCCCTTCAAGCTCACATACTTTAGGTCCGTGGAGGGCTGCACAGCAATTTACTGCATCGCTTCAAAAAAACGGGCTAATAAATGATGTGCGGCAAGTGAAGATCCTTTTGTATGGCTCATTGGCAAAAACAGGCGTTGGACATGGTACAGACATTGCCATTTTACTTGGAATGACAGGTGCTGACCCCGTAACATTTGACGTGAACAGCATAGACAGCACCATTGCCAATATCAAAACTGAGCAGCAACTCGTGTTGGCTGGTACAAATAACATCAGCTTTAATTTTTCTGAAGACCTGATCTTCTTATACAATGAAAGTCTCCCCTTTCACCCAAATGCAGTTACCTTTCAGGCCTTTTTAAGTACTGGCCATGCTTTTTCTGAAACTTATTATTCTATTGGAGGTGGTTTTGTGGTAAAAGAGGGAGATACGGATAATGACAAAGTACAGGTTGAACTACCCTTCCCAGTAGAAGTTGCCGGTGATTTACTACATTGGTGCCTTACTACTGGTCTTAAGGTATCTGAAGTAGTGATGGAGAATGAACTGGCATGGCGACCTGAAGCTTTAACAAGAAGTGGGATTATGCAGCACTTTAAAGTGATGCAGGACTGCACTTTTAGAGGTTGTCATGAAGGTGGGTTTTTGCCGGGAGGTTTAAATGTTGCCCGAAGGGCAGCAGCATTAAATAAAAGGCTAATAGGTTCAAGGACCTATAGCGATTATAAAAGCTGGATCGAAGCCATCAGAGAAGGCGGCAATAGCTTTAATTACACACTAGACTGGGTAAGTTGCTTTGCGCTAGCCGTAAATGAGGAAAATGCTTCTTTTGGAAGGGTAGTAACGGCGCCAACAAATGGCGCAGCGGGGGTAATTCCTGCGGTATTGCAATATTACATTGCCTTTTGTGATGGATTTACAGAGGATAAGATCATTCAATTTGTAGCATGCGCATCTGAAATTGGCAGCATTTTTAAAAAGGGCGCAACCATCTCTGCGGCCATGGGGGGCTGTCAGGCAGAAATAGGTGTATCATCTGCAATGGCTGCGGCGGCGCTTACCGAATGCCTAGGCGGCTCTCAAAGACAGGTAATGATGGCGGCTGAGATTGCTATGGAACATCACCTTGGTTTAACCTGCGACCCTATTGGTGGCCTTGTGCAAATCCCATGTATCGAAAGAAATACGATGGGCGCCATTAAAGCCATTACGGCCTCCCAACTTGCCCTGCAGAGCAATCCCGATAAGGCAAAAGTAAGTTTGGGTGCGGTGGTAAATACCATGTGGGAAACAGCGCTGGACATGAACTCTAAATATAAAGAAACTTCTGACGGTGGTCTGGCAACCAATATCCCAATCAGTTTACCAGAGTGCTAG
- a CDS encoding DUF58 domain-containing protein: protein MAKLIDKIYIDVFPGKWLFIAIAFCAVLFLLSFFFTWLGDLPYLALGALILLVMLDLVLLYGTKTGIFLRRHLPERLSNGDDNELSIYIENFYNFPVSVGIIDEIPFQFQRRDIWFKTALPSRRNKTISYTLRPVKRGEYNFGQVRVYINSPLGLVARRFNFEGQKMVKVYPSFLHLRKYELMAISNRINEIGIKKIRRIGHSMEFDQVKNYVPGDDYRTLNWKATARRGELMVNSYTDEKAQHVYCVIDKSRVMKMPFEGMSLLDYAINASLVLSNIALVKDDKAGLITVAETIGSILPSDRKPAQLGKMAELLYKEKTRYLETNMEALYLSIRSTLKQRSLVVFFTNFESMSALNRQLPFLKRIAKFHLLLLVFFENTELKTLTETPAADVEGIYVKTIAEKFAYEKKLMVKELAKHGIMSVLSPPDQLNVNVINRYLAIKAQQKI from the coding sequence ATGGCAAAATTAATAGACAAAATCTATATAGATGTTTTTCCGGGTAAGTGGCTGTTCATTGCCATTGCATTTTGTGCAGTGCTGTTCCTGCTGTCCTTCTTTTTTACCTGGCTTGGCGATCTTCCTTACCTCGCTCTGGGTGCATTGATTTTGTTGGTTATGCTAGATCTTGTGTTGTTATATGGAACTAAAACCGGTATTTTCCTTAGGCGTCATCTCCCTGAGCGCTTAAGTAATGGAGATGATAATGAGCTAAGTATTTATATTGAAAATTTCTATAATTTTCCGGTTTCTGTAGGGATTATCGATGAAATTCCTTTTCAGTTTCAACGGCGTGACATTTGGTTTAAAACAGCCCTGCCTTCCAGAAGAAATAAAACGATCAGCTATACCTTGCGGCCAGTTAAAAGAGGCGAGTATAATTTTGGGCAAGTACGTGTTTACATCAATTCTCCTCTGGGTTTAGTTGCCAGACGTTTCAATTTTGAAGGCCAAAAAATGGTGAAGGTCTATCCCTCATTTTTGCATTTGCGTAAGTATGAGCTAATGGCCATTTCAAACCGGATTAATGAAATTGGCATAAAAAAAATCAGACGTATAGGTCACAGTATGGAATTTGATCAGGTAAAGAATTATGTTCCGGGCGATGATTACCGTACGCTAAACTGGAAAGCTACTGCCAGGAGAGGCGAACTGATGGTCAATTCTTATACGGATGAGAAGGCGCAACATGTTTATTGTGTAATAGACAAATCAAGAGTAATGAAAATGCCTTTTGAGGGAATGAGTTTGCTGGATTATGCAATTAATGCAAGTTTGGTGCTCAGCAATATTGCATTGGTTAAAGATGATAAAGCAGGACTAATTACAGTTGCAGAAACGATTGGAAGTATCCTGCCTTCAGATAGAAAGCCCGCTCAGCTGGGAAAAATGGCAGAGCTGCTGTACAAAGAAAAGACGAGGTATCTGGAAACAAATATGGAAGCCTTATACCTCAGCATCAGAAGCACTTTAAAGCAGAGAAGCCTTGTGGTGTTCTTCACTAATTTTGAAAGTATGTCTGCCTTAAACCGTCAACTTCCATTTTTAAAGCGCATTGCTAAATTCCACTTGCTACTGCTGGTATTCTTTGAAAATACTGAACTCAAAACATTAACAGAAACCCCTGCCGCTGATGTTGAAGGCATTTACGTTAAAACTATAGCAGAGAAATTTGCCTACGAAAAGAAATTAATGGTAAAGGAACTGGCTAAACATGGAATAATGAGTGTATTAAGTCCACCGGATCAGTTAAATGTAAACGTCATTAACCGTTACCTTGCCATTAAAGCCCAGCAAAAAATCTAG
- a CDS encoding DUF4129 domain-containing protein, translated as MRYLLRIFFTLFVFLPGAISAAQKDTAGIVLHSKPAVLKLDSTVLAPAKFNAAALERYSKDKAFIYDDVVAPQVSWWDKFWATIWAIIRSIFGDGPTEMPHKDTRPLRYILMGVLIVAVVFIVMKFKGIDFRLFAGRSAAVAVPYYENAEDIHALSFDDEIALALEQKNYRLAVRLLYLQTLKYLNDQGMIHWQPEKTNEMYVNEVQDVQRKTVFKRLTRQFEYIWYGDFAIDEERYDKLSRSFKQFNARS; from the coding sequence ATGAGGTATTTGCTCCGCATATTTTTTACGCTGTTTGTCTTTTTACCGGGTGCCATAAGCGCTGCCCAAAAGGATACTGCTGGTATCGTATTGCATTCCAAACCTGCAGTGCTAAAGCTGGACAGCACTGTGCTGGCACCAGCTAAATTTAATGCAGCAGCGTTAGAAAGGTATAGCAAGGATAAAGCATTTATTTATGATGATGTAGTTGCTCCGCAGGTTAGCTGGTGGGATAAATTCTGGGCAACCATTTGGGCGATCATCAGAAGTATATTTGGTGATGGCCCTACAGAAATGCCTCATAAAGATACCCGTCCACTAAGGTATATCTTAATGGGTGTTCTTATCGTTGCTGTTGTTTTTATTGTAATGAAGTTTAAAGGGATAGATTTTAGACTTTTTGCAGGTCGCTCTGCAGCTGTTGCCGTTCCCTACTATGAAAATGCAGAAGATATTCATGCACTAAGTTTTGATGATGAAATTGCGCTTGCCCTGGAGCAAAAGAATTACAGGCTGGCGGTAAGGTTATTGTATTTGCAAACCTTAAAATATTTAAATGATCAGGGAATGATTCACTGGCAGCCAGAAAAAACGAATGAAATGTACGTAAACGAGGTTCAGGATGTGCAGCGGAAAACTGTGTTTAAAAGGCTGACCAGGCAATTTGAATACATTTGGTATGGTGATTTTGCCATTGATGAAGAACGCTATGACAAGCTAAGCCGTTCTTTTAAACAGTTCAACGCCAGAAGCTGA
- a CDS encoding MoxR family ATPase translates to MDEEIFNERTDLSTLNTAVEQIRESLGSIIIGQKDLIDFLIAGLLADGHILIEGLPGVAKTLSAKLVAKSIDASFSRIQFTPDLMPSDVLGTSVFDPRTSSFDYRKGPIFGNIVLIDEINRAPAKTQSALFEVMEERQITVDGHTYTMDEPFMVLATQNPIEQEGTYRLPEAQLDRFLFKIEVKYPTLEEETTILLNQHQQRLDVSLQEVKPVLSVDQIKTCRKLIKALYVEPKLVAYVAQIVHETRNNKSLYLGASPRASLAILNASKAFAAMQGRDFVTPEDVIKVAVPVLAHRIMLTPDKEMEGATASDVVAQILQKIEIPR, encoded by the coding sequence ATGGACGAGGAAATATTTAACGAAAGAACAGACTTAAGCACACTTAATACTGCTGTTGAGCAGATCAGGGAAAGTTTGGGTAGCATCATAATTGGTCAGAAAGACCTGATTGATTTCCTGATTGCGGGCTTGCTGGCAGATGGACATATTTTGATTGAAGGACTGCCTGGCGTAGCCAAAACCTTAAGTGCGAAACTCGTTGCAAAAAGTATAGATGCTTCTTTTTCCAGGATCCAGTTTACCCCGGATTTAATGCCTTCGGATGTTTTAGGTACTTCTGTTTTTGACCCAAGAACTTCCAGCTTTGATTATAGGAAGGGCCCTATTTTTGGAAACATTGTTTTAATTGATGAGATTAACCGGGCACCGGCAAAAACACAAAGTGCTTTATTTGAGGTAATGGAAGAAAGGCAAATTACAGTGGATGGCCATACCTACACGATGGATGAGCCCTTTATGGTATTGGCTACTCAAAATCCGATAGAGCAGGAAGGTACATACCGACTGCCTGAAGCACAACTTGACCGTTTTCTTTTTAAAATTGAGGTAAAATATCCTACGTTAGAAGAAGAAACCACAATATTGCTGAACCAGCACCAGCAGCGTTTGGATGTGTCTTTGCAGGAGGTTAAACCTGTGCTCAGTGTAGATCAAATTAAGACTTGTCGTAAACTGATTAAGGCACTATATGTAGAGCCTAAACTGGTTGCTTATGTGGCGCAGATTGTTCATGAGACCAGAAATAATAAATCTTTGTATTTGGGTGCTTCTCCGAGGGCATCATTGGCAATTTTGAATGCTTCAAAAGCTTTTGCCGCAATGCAGGGACGTGATTTTGTTACGCCCGAAGATGTAATTAAAGTTGCGGTTCCGGTACTGGCCCACCGTATTATGCTTACACCGGATAAAGAAATGGAAGGAGCCACAGCAAGTGATGTGGTGGCCCAGATTTTACAAAAAATCGAAATACCAAGATAG
- a CDS encoding PorP/SprF family type IX secretion system membrane protein, which translates to MMITCLFLLQARAQDHIYSQFFNEPLYLNPSLTGQFEGDIRMNLIYRNQWSGLGENLNYMSASADINIPSFGGGVGLIFNRSSEGTAYLVKNNIAATYSYSVGNDDFVTSFGVQAGMTNRNIDWNKLIFADQIDPRLGYIPGSISVAENPNLSSKYFFDAAAGINMVYRSFMIGASVYHINKPNESFSGAEAKLPMRITTNASYRIPLSYNSYGYGNDDDGPYLIPSVVYYRQDQYHSVSAGLQFKYRGVNTGLWYRTAGQNTPDAIVLSVIFDLFGGSRSGEKLRLGLSHDATTSKLNYTNTSGTTEASIGYQKFFRNSDNYEKFNGLRCYHFY; encoded by the coding sequence ATGATGATAACCTGCCTGTTCCTGTTACAGGCCAGGGCGCAGGATCATATCTATTCACAATTTTTTAATGAGCCACTTTACCTTAACCCTTCGCTCACCGGCCAGTTTGAAGGCGACATCAGAATGAACCTCATTTACCGAAACCAATGGTCGGGCCTTGGAGAAAACCTCAACTATATGAGTGCCTCTGCCGACATCAACATCCCGAGTTTTGGCGGTGGGGTTGGACTTATTTTTAACCGCAGCAGTGAAGGTACAGCATACCTTGTAAAAAATAACATTGCAGCAACCTATTCATATAGTGTGGGGAATGATGATTTTGTAACATCATTCGGGGTTCAGGCAGGTATGACCAACCGCAATATAGACTGGAATAAACTTATTTTTGCTGATCAGATAGACCCACGATTAGGCTACATTCCGGGAAGCATTTCTGTAGCGGAAAATCCAAATTTAAGCAGCAAATATTTCTTCGATGCCGCAGCTGGCATCAATATGGTATACAGATCATTTATGATTGGTGCTTCGGTATACCATATCAATAAACCAAACGAATCATTTAGTGGTGCAGAAGCCAAACTACCCATGCGCATTACCACCAATGCCAGTTATCGCATCCCTTTAAGCTACAACAGTTATGGCTACGGTAATGATGATGACGGTCCCTACCTAATACCTTCCGTAGTTTATTACCGCCAGGACCAATATCACTCTGTGAGTGCCGGACTGCAATTTAAATACCGTGGGGTTAACACCGGGTTATGGTATCGGACTGCGGGACAAAATACTCCTGATGCCATTGTCCTTTCTGTAATCTTTGACCTTTTTGGCGGCAGCAGGAGCGGAGAAAAACTACGCTTAGGCTTAAGTCACGATGCCACTACCTCTAAATTAAACTATACCAATACAAGCGGCACAACAGAAGCGAGCATAGGCTACCAAAAGTTCTTTAGAAATAGTGATAACTATGAAAAATTTAATGGGCTGCGGTGTTATCATTTCTATTAA